The following are from one region of the Maribacter aquivivus genome:
- a CDS encoding SH3 domain-containing protein, which yields MKNLKKSALFLCLFAFVNMFAQCVEQVEFEVMDKDIPAEELTYEYLLAHKVFLREKPSVRSKKVTLLDIGTKMVLWEKSMYSKEIDGINSHWYRVTTGNETGWVWGGMIAQKSFGSIADNQVKFVYGYESSAKNEAGVTETKYQLRAFKNGQQLDKMVLDSLAAIPVHIENHGSLGLFNVEDVITVDLADADTGYQVGKSYVFWNNGRFLKVASLIDYADTNYLKTESFVFPSDMQGVKSTILLKTTITKNIKTLDDALAQNNVEFITTSYVWNGSKLTKKEEVSEIKDDAVVSIDF from the coding sequence ATGAAAAATTTAAAGAAAAGTGCCTTATTCCTATGCTTATTTGCATTTGTAAACATGTTCGCCCAATGTGTAGAGCAAGTAGAATTTGAAGTGATGGATAAAGATATTCCTGCAGAAGAATTAACGTATGAGTATTTATTGGCTCACAAAGTATTTCTTCGTGAAAAGCCATCTGTTAGAAGTAAAAAAGTAACACTTCTAGATATTGGAACTAAAATGGTATTGTGGGAAAAAAGCATGTACTCTAAAGAAATAGATGGCATCAATAGTCACTGGTACCGAGTAACCACAGGCAATGAAACCGGATGGGTTTGGGGAGGTATGATCGCTCAAAAATCTTTTGGAAGTATTGCGGACAACCAAGTAAAGTTTGTTTATGGGTATGAAAGTAGTGCTAAAAACGAAGCGGGAGTTACAGAAACAAAATACCAGTTACGTGCCTTTAAAAACGGACAACAATTAGATAAAATGGTATTAGATAGTCTTGCTGCGATTCCGGTTCATATAGAAAACCACGGTAGTTTAGGTTTGTTCAATGTAGAAGATGTAATCACAGTAGATTTAGCCGATGCAGATACGGGCTACCAGGTAGGTAAGAGCTATGTATTCTGGAATAATGGTAGATTTTTAAAAGTGGCAAGTTTAATAGATTATGCAGATACCAATTATTTAAAGACTGAGTCTTTTGTTTTTCCTTCGGATATGCAAGGCGTTAAGAGTACTATTTTGTTGAAAACGACCATTACAAAAAACATCAAAACACTAGATGATGCATTGGCACAAAACAACGTAGAATTCATTACCACTTCGTATGTATGGAACGGATCTAAGTTGACTAAAAAAGAAGAAGTTAGTGAGATCAAAGATGATGCTGTAGTAAGTATAGACTTTTAA
- a CDS encoding VIT and vWA domain-containing protein, whose amino-acid sequence MKLLYTFLLCCTIFTGFSQDNDSPYLLVSTEDAVIPLKSSKTEVEISGTIAHVRVTQVYQNKGAGAIEATYVFPLSTQAAVHKMQMTTGNRIVNAKIFEKQEAQKVYETALSEGKRAAKLDQDRPNVFKMNVGNIMPGDEIAIDIYYTEILVPVNGEYQFVAPGIVGPRFTGESTQKEESFNMPYTAKGIADSFDFDMTVTLNAGMIIQNINSTSHNVTVKLPDAKTAEVFLSEDNINPSNRDFILNYNLRGNQIQTGLLIYEGEDENFFTYQMEPNKNVELDDIPSREYLFIVDVSGSMNGYPLEVSRQLMRNLLCNLRMSDTFNVQLFASSSTVFSAAPVESTEQNIEAAIRFLSEGQGGGGTQLLSALHEAYKLPRKDLGSARSMVIITDGYVSVEKEAFELISSNLDKANVFTFGIGSSVNRYLIEGMAKVSNSESFIATTSEEAAEVAKDFAKYISTPLLTRVKIESKGFDMYDLAQKSIPDVFTARPVIVHGKYRGKAEGKIIVTGYQGKKRFREVYNVSDGHLSKQNKALRYLWARKKIGELDDYSNLFNEDVKAEVIELGLKYNLLTNYTSFVAVDEAIVNEDGTLTKVKQPLPIPDNVNNSAVGAEAEVKESSKFKHTFTIDFENEIAKNVKRQLTMEFKVMYNKLITQYLEKYESLRIKFNAEGKVVSVEKLENGSWLIDETIQSEMEKISLRSVNKEMTITLKK is encoded by the coding sequence ATGAAACTACTTTACACCTTTTTACTGTGTTGCACCATCTTCACAGGCTTTTCTCAAGATAATGATAGTCCGTATTTATTGGTATCTACAGAAGATGCCGTAATACCTTTAAAGTCTTCAAAAACAGAAGTTGAAATATCTGGTACTATTGCTCATGTTCGGGTAACACAGGTATATCAAAATAAAGGGGCAGGGGCAATAGAAGCTACATATGTATTTCCGCTTTCTACACAAGCAGCGGTTCATAAAATGCAGATGACTACTGGCAATAGAATTGTCAATGCCAAAATATTTGAAAAGCAAGAAGCCCAAAAAGTATATGAAACGGCTTTAAGCGAAGGCAAGCGGGCAGCGAAGCTAGATCAAGACAGACCCAATGTGTTTAAAATGAATGTGGGTAATATTATGCCTGGTGATGAAATTGCCATAGATATCTATTACACAGAAATATTGGTACCTGTAAATGGGGAATATCAATTTGTAGCACCAGGTATTGTTGGTCCCAGGTTTACGGGAGAAAGTACTCAAAAAGAAGAAAGTTTCAATATGCCTTATACGGCAAAGGGTATTGCAGATAGTTTTGATTTTGATATGACAGTAACCCTAAATGCGGGTATGATTATTCAGAATATAAATAGTACAAGTCATAATGTAACTGTAAAGCTTCCTGATGCGAAAACAGCAGAAGTCTTTTTATCCGAGGATAATATAAATCCGTCGAACAGAGATTTTATCTTGAATTATAACTTAAGAGGTAATCAAATACAAACAGGATTATTGATATATGAAGGGGAAGATGAGAATTTCTTTACCTATCAAATGGAGCCAAATAAAAATGTGGAATTAGACGATATTCCTTCACGTGAGTACTTGTTTATTGTAGACGTATCAGGTTCTATGAACGGATACCCTTTAGAAGTCTCAAGACAATTAATGCGAAACCTACTTTGTAATTTACGAATGAGCGACACCTTCAATGTTCAGTTATTCGCTTCTAGTTCAACTGTTTTCAGTGCTGCACCCGTAGAATCGACAGAACAGAATATTGAAGCAGCTATTCGTTTTTTATCTGAAGGTCAAGGCGGTGGTGGTACCCAATTATTAAGTGCATTACACGAAGCCTATAAATTACCAAGAAAAGATTTAGGTAGTGCGCGTTCAATGGTCATTATTACAGATGGTTATGTTAGTGTTGAAAAAGAAGCTTTTGAGCTGATCAGCTCAAATTTGGATAAAGCCAATGTATTCACCTTCGGTATAGGATCTAGCGTGAATAGATATTTAATTGAGGGTATGGCTAAAGTGTCGAACAGCGAATCATTTATTGCAACCACATCAGAAGAAGCGGCAGAAGTAGCTAAAGACTTTGCTAAATACATTTCTACGCCATTATTGACACGAGTAAAAATTGAATCGAAAGGCTTTGATATGTATGACCTTGCCCAAAAGAGCATACCAGATGTATTTACTGCCAGACCAGTTATTGTTCACGGTAAATATAGAGGCAAGGCTGAGGGTAAAATTATAGTAACCGGGTATCAAGGTAAAAAACGATTTAGAGAAGTGTATAATGTATCTGACGGGCATTTAAGTAAGCAAAACAAAGCATTACGTTACTTATGGGCAAGAAAGAAAATAGGGGAGTTAGATGATTACAGCAACTTGTTTAATGAAGACGTAAAAGCAGAAGTAATTGAATTGGGGTTGAAATACAACCTACTTACCAACTACACTTCTTTTGTAGCGGTAGATGAAGCCATAGTAAATGAAGACGGCACATTGACTAAAGTGAAGCAACCGTTGCCAATACCCGATAATGTAAATAATTCAGCCGTTGGTGCAGAAGCAGAGGTAAAAGAAAGTAGCAAGTTCAAGCACACTTTTACCATAGATTTTGAAAACGAAATAGCGAAGAATGTAAAAAGACAATTGACGATGGAGTTCAAAGTGATGTATAATAAACTAATAACCCAATACCTAGAAAAGTATGAAAGCTTACGCATAAAATTCAATGCAGAAGGCAAGGTTGTTAGTGTGGAGAAATTAGAAAATGGTAGCTGGTTGATAGATGAAACCATACAATCAGAAATGGAGAAAATCAGTTTAAGATCAGTTAATAAAGAAATGACAATAACACTAAAAAAGTAG
- a CDS encoding pyridoxamine 5'-phosphate oxidase family protein — protein sequence MRRNLDNKECEVLLEQNYIGRLAYISGGCPYIVPITYFYDSETNTITSYSSEGHKIQEMRKNTAVCLSIDEIASISNWKSVLVQGNFEELSRIDAKHMLHKFSEGVKKVIFDNFGEYPKYISEFSAKIDAEDAPIVFRIHMNELTGKIRITDN from the coding sequence ATGAGAAGAAATTTAGATAATAAAGAATGTGAAGTCTTGTTAGAGCAAAACTATATTGGCAGACTGGCATATATATCTGGCGGATGCCCATATATTGTACCTATTACGTATTTCTACGATTCAGAAACCAATACCATAACAAGCTATTCTTCTGAAGGACATAAAATTCAAGAAATGAGAAAAAACACGGCAGTGTGCCTGTCTATAGATGAGATTGCTTCCATTTCAAATTGGAAATCTGTATTGGTTCAAGGTAATTTTGAAGAACTTTCTCGTATCGATGCCAAGCACATGTTACATAAATTTTCGGAAGGAGTTAAAAAAGTGATTTTCGATAATTTTGGAGAATACCCGAAATACATCAGTGAGTTTTCTGCAAAAATTGATGCCGAAGATGCACCTATTGTTTTTCGAATTCACATGAACGAACTAACGGGCAAAATTAGAATTACCGATAACTAG
- a CDS encoding RNA polymerase sigma factor codes for MKETYSRLVTYKRKENRESFNKELLKVLPQIYRNVSKRLNSAVVNGKLNKGMFNPSDFTDQLFIEVYDNIDDIRSENELHVFLFKKVDELLEDSLVEEEFDHVFFDNIDTYSKPEWDAMEENYTQDGDGDFLLLEEMDDKSLDKSNYSLNHVFITEEEKKLADKLDASLDKERIYNHMQLVLDKMNLPMRTVFELFTNEGLTTEEIADIRKTTLVKVEELLSSARQLLKGSFEKRFLFESN; via the coding sequence ATGAAAGAAACATATTCTAGATTAGTTACTTACAAGCGTAAAGAAAATAGAGAATCGTTTAATAAAGAACTATTAAAAGTGTTGCCTCAAATTTACAGGAACGTTTCTAAAAGATTGAATAGCGCTGTGGTCAATGGGAAGTTGAATAAAGGTATGTTCAACCCAAGCGATTTTACAGATCAACTATTTATTGAGGTGTACGATAATATCGATGACATAAGAAGTGAAAATGAGTTACATGTTTTTCTATTTAAAAAAGTAGATGAATTATTAGAAGATAGTTTGGTAGAAGAGGAGTTTGATCATGTCTTTTTTGATAATATAGATACCTATTCTAAGCCAGAATGGGATGCTATGGAAGAAAATTACACCCAAGATGGCGATGGCGATTTTTTACTTTTAGAAGAGATGGATGATAAATCTTTAGATAAAAGCAACTATTCTCTTAACCACGTGTTTATAACCGAAGAAGAAAAGAAATTAGCAGATAAGCTAGATGCATCTTTAGATAAAGAACGTATATATAACCATATGCAACTGGTGTTAGATAAAATGAATTTACCCATGAGAACGGTATTTGAACTTTTTACGAACGAAGGTTTAACCACTGAAGAAATAGCAGACATTCGTAAAACAACATTGGTAAAAGTAGAAGAATTATTGTCTTCGGCACGCCAGCTTTTAAAGGGTAGTTTTGAAAAACGGTTTCTGTTTGAAAGTAACTAA
- a CDS encoding cation-translocating P-type ATPase — MINPKDFGITGLTDQQVDASKKEHGLNSFNYKKENSFLNALKSIAKEPMVILLLIASSIYFITGNWGDGVFLASAIVLVGSISLYQDSRSRKALENLKNLTHPKSKVIRNGAVVEIDSQDIVVGDFLMVEEGTTISADGIIVHSNDFSVNESILTGESLSVYKDATSTDNLIFTGSTVASGLAIAQITAIGNLTKLGKIGKSLEDITEEKTPLELKIFNFVKLMSIWGGVIFLLVWGINYLRSGIVLDSLLKALTLAMSILPEEIPVAFTTFMALGAWRLMKMGIVVKQMKTVETLGSATVICTDKTGTITQNKMALAKLFTLKTGAIVNTKDILGVNEKELITTSMWASEPIPFDPMEIAIHNEYGRLTDNDERPNYKMVHEYPLGGKPPMMTHVFQNKEGNQIIAAKGAPEAIIAVANLTTSEIEIIQSTLTELGKDGYRMLAVGRAIFEGENYPKEQQDFKFDFKGIIAFYDPPKDNISQVLQDFDSAGIQVKLVTGDNANTAMAIAKQINFKGYEKCISGDELMQLTDAELQEKVKHINVFSRMFPDAKLKIVNALKKNNEVVAMTGDGVNDGPALKASHIGIAMGKKGTEIAKQAASLILVDDDLSRMVDAVAMGRKIYTNLKKAIQYIISIHIPIILTVFIPLALHWIYPNIFSPSHVIILELIMGPTCSIIFENEPLEKNLMFKKPRPFSTTFFNYKELTTSILQGLAITIGALVIYQYTVAVGFSENTTRTMVFMVLIVANIFLTLVNRSFYYSVVTTLKYKNNLVPLIIGLTIILSIAMIYVPALARFFEFESLSIPQLGTTILIGAVSVLWYELVKGIKRSKKNISS, encoded by the coding sequence ATGATCAATCCTAAAGATTTTGGAATTACCGGACTCACAGACCAACAGGTTGATGCTTCTAAAAAAGAACATGGCTTAAATTCTTTTAATTATAAGAAAGAAAATAGCTTTTTAAATGCCCTAAAAAGCATCGCTAAAGAGCCCATGGTTATATTGTTACTTATTGCTTCATCTATATATTTTATAACCGGTAATTGGGGTGACGGCGTTTTCTTGGCGTCTGCCATTGTTCTTGTTGGCTCAATATCGTTATATCAAGACTCTAGAAGCAGAAAGGCTTTAGAAAATCTCAAAAATCTTACCCACCCAAAAAGCAAGGTAATACGCAATGGTGCCGTTGTAGAAATTGATAGCCAAGATATTGTTGTTGGTGATTTTCTTATGGTTGAAGAAGGCACCACAATTTCTGCGGATGGTATTATAGTACACTCAAATGATTTTTCTGTGAATGAATCAATATTAACCGGTGAGTCTCTTTCTGTTTATAAGGATGCTACTAGCACAGATAATTTAATTTTCACAGGAAGCACTGTTGCTAGCGGATTGGCAATTGCCCAAATTACGGCTATTGGAAACTTAACCAAACTCGGAAAAATAGGGAAGAGCCTTGAAGATATCACCGAAGAAAAAACACCTTTGGAACTGAAAATTTTCAACTTCGTAAAATTAATGTCCATCTGGGGCGGCGTTATATTTCTACTAGTTTGGGGAATTAATTACCTGCGTTCAGGTATTGTACTCGATAGCTTACTAAAGGCGTTGACCTTAGCCATGAGTATTTTACCAGAAGAAATTCCTGTTGCATTTACCACTTTTATGGCATTAGGCGCGTGGCGATTAATGAAAATGGGTATTGTGGTAAAACAGATGAAGACAGTTGAAACCTTAGGTAGTGCAACTGTTATTTGTACTGATAAAACGGGCACTATTACACAAAATAAAATGGCTTTAGCCAAACTGTTTACCTTAAAGACCGGTGCCATAGTAAACACTAAAGATATATTAGGCGTCAATGAAAAAGAGCTTATAACAACTTCTATGTGGGCGAGTGAGCCTATACCGTTTGATCCTATGGAAATTGCTATTCATAATGAATACGGTAGGTTAACAGATAACGATGAACGCCCTAATTATAAAATGGTTCATGAATACCCTTTAGGTGGTAAACCGCCAATGATGACCCATGTTTTTCAGAATAAAGAAGGCAACCAAATTATTGCCGCCAAAGGTGCCCCTGAAGCTATTATAGCGGTAGCTAATCTTACTACTTCTGAAATTGAAATTATACAAAGTACACTTACCGAATTAGGTAAAGATGGGTATAGAATGCTTGCGGTAGGTAGAGCGATATTTGAAGGAGAAAATTACCCGAAAGAGCAGCAAGATTTTAAATTTGATTTTAAAGGAATTATCGCTTTCTATGACCCTCCAAAAGATAATATATCACAAGTACTACAAGACTTTGATAGTGCTGGTATACAAGTAAAACTGGTTACCGGTGATAATGCGAATACCGCTATGGCAATCGCCAAACAGATTAATTTTAAAGGATACGAAAAATGTATTTCTGGAGATGAGTTAATGCAACTTACAGATGCCGAATTACAAGAGAAAGTAAAGCATATCAACGTATTCTCTAGAATGTTCCCCGATGCAAAATTGAAAATTGTAAATGCATTAAAGAAAAACAATGAAGTGGTAGCAATGACAGGTGACGGAGTAAACGATGGTCCGGCTTTAAAAGCATCTCACATTGGTATTGCAATGGGTAAAAAAGGTACTGAAATTGCCAAACAAGCAGCTTCATTGATTTTGGTTGATGATGACCTATCTAGAATGGTCGATGCCGTTGCCATGGGCAGAAAAATATACACCAACCTGAAAAAGGCAATTCAGTATATCATTTCTATACACATACCAATCATCCTTACGGTATTTATACCACTGGCATTGCATTGGATTTATCCGAATATATTCTCACCATCTCATGTCATAATTTTAGAGTTGATCATGGGCCCAACTTGCTCTATTATATTTGAAAATGAACCTTTAGAGAAGAACCTCATGTTTAAAAAACCGAGACCTTTTTCAACTACTTTTTTCAACTACAAAGAACTAACTACAAGTATTTTACAGGGCTTAGCTATAACTATAGGGGCATTAGTTATTTATCAATATACCGTAGCTGTCGGGTTCTCTGAGAATACTACCAGAACCATGGTATTTATGGTTTTAATTGTAGCCAATATCTTTTTGACTTTGGTGAACCGATCTTTTTATTATTCCGTAGTTACAACCTTGAAATACAAAAACAATTTGGTGCCGCTGATTATAGGTCTTACTATCATACTTTCAATAGCGATGATTTATGTGCCTGCATTAGCCCGCTTTTTTGAATTTGAAAGTTTATCGATACCTCAACTAGGCACCACGATTCTTATAGGTGCAGTTTCTGTACTTTGGTATGAATTGGTAAAAGGAATAAAGCGTTCAAAAAAGAACATATCATCATAA
- the upp gene encoding uracil phosphoribosyltransferase, translating to MTIHNLGDENSILNQFISEIRDSQIQKDSMRFRRNIERIGEVLGYEFSKALLYNSKNVETPLGVKSMDLIQDQVVICSILRAGLPLHQGLLNYFDTAENGFISAFRKHEGDEDDFEVIVNYFAAPSLEGKVLVLTDPMLATGRTLENVLEGLKKHGTPKQIHIVSVIGSQQGIEFVESVFPAQTHLWIAAIDPELNARGYILPGIGDAGDLAYGQKL from the coding sequence ATGACCATTCATAATTTAGGCGACGAAAATTCAATTCTCAATCAGTTTATTTCAGAAATACGAGACTCACAGATTCAAAAAGATTCTATGCGTTTTCGTAGAAATATAGAAAGGATAGGGGAGGTATTAGGTTATGAATTTAGTAAAGCGCTTTTATACAATTCTAAAAATGTAGAAACGCCGCTTGGTGTTAAGTCTATGGATTTAATTCAAGATCAAGTGGTTATATGTTCTATCTTAAGAGCAGGTTTACCTTTACATCAAGGACTTTTAAATTATTTTGACACTGCAGAAAACGGATTCATATCTGCATTTAGAAAGCATGAGGGCGATGAAGATGATTTTGAGGTAATCGTCAACTATTTTGCAGCACCATCTTTAGAAGGTAAAGTACTTGTACTTACAGATCCTATGTTAGCTACAGGCAGAACTTTAGAAAATGTATTAGAAGGTTTGAAAAAACATGGCACTCCCAAACAAATTCATATTGTCTCAGTTATAGGTTCGCAGCAAGGCATTGAGTTTGTAGAAAGTGTTTTTCCGGCTCAGACTCATTTGTGGATAGCTGCAATTGATCCAGAATTAAATGCGCGAGGCTATATTTTGCCGGGTATTGGTGATGCTGGCGATTTGGCATATGGGCAGAAATTATGA
- a CDS encoding SDR family NAD(P)-dependent oxidoreductase, which produces MNRLKNKVAVITGGTGGIGLATAHLFLEQGAKVVLVDIDAEAIDKARTKFNDKNISFFQADVSKKDDTIKFLNHALKTFGKIDIFFANAGIEGTSSPISEYPEDIFDKVIAVNLKGVWLGCQYIIPKMEAGGSVIITSSVAGLKGFAGLGAYVATKHAVVGIMKVAAIENATRKIRVNTIHPGPVDNEMMRRIESDMSPDSPHEVKDGFIATVPFDRYATSKEIGELALFLASDESKFITGCTHVVDGGMVNA; this is translated from the coding sequence ATGAATAGATTAAAAAACAAAGTTGCAGTTATTACTGGAGGAACCGGAGGAATTGGTCTTGCAACGGCCCATCTTTTTTTAGAACAAGGGGCAAAGGTTGTTTTAGTTGATATTGATGCAGAAGCCATTGATAAAGCGCGCACTAAATTTAATGACAAGAATATATCTTTTTTTCAAGCCGATGTTTCAAAGAAAGACGATACCATAAAGTTTTTAAATCATGCCTTAAAAACTTTTGGTAAAATAGATATTTTCTTTGCCAATGCCGGTATAGAGGGTACATCAAGTCCTATTTCAGAGTATCCAGAGGATATTTTTGATAAAGTAATAGCGGTAAACTTGAAAGGGGTATGGTTGGGCTGTCAATATATTATCCCAAAGATGGAAGCTGGTGGTAGTGTCATCATAACTTCATCAGTTGCAGGCTTAAAAGGTTTTGCGGGGTTGGGAGCATATGTTGCTACAAAACATGCCGTTGTTGGGATAATGAAAGTTGCCGCTATAGAGAACGCAACACGAAAAATTCGTGTAAATACCATACATCCCGGACCTGTTGACAATGAAATGATGCGCAGAATAGAAAGCGATATGTCACCAGATAGTCCTCATGAGGTTAAGGATGGTTTTATAGCGACAGTTCCTTTTGATCGTTACGCAACCTCAAAAGAAATAGGTGAATTAGCCTTGTTTTTAGCTTCAGATGAAAGTAAATTCATTACAGGTTGTACACATGTTGTTGATGGAGGTATGGTAAATGCATAA
- a CDS encoding universal stress protein has product MKNILIPTDFSKNADHAISYALNVFKCERTNFFFVHAYADEVYGPYHNVDKETFDKQKNSIAKDSENKLNKLITDTQTKTHNPLHTYEAVSSFESLVDAINDFADSKNIDLIIMGTKGKTANSKITFGSNTVQVFKYVKCPVLAVPDQYDYNQPKKILFPSNYMLPYKRRELKLLDNMAAEFKAEIHSLYISDFEDLSLRQLDNKKFLEESLPNARLSFVRTGVENRAKAITSYINENKMDLLVMVNSRHSFLEDMLYRSTIDEIGLSPTIPFLVMQNLPR; this is encoded by the coding sequence ATGAAAAATATTCTTATTCCTACTGACTTTTCAAAAAATGCAGACCACGCTATATCATACGCCCTAAATGTATTTAAATGTGAGCGTACCAATTTTTTCTTTGTACATGCATATGCAGATGAAGTATATGGTCCTTATCATAATGTGGATAAAGAAACTTTTGATAAACAAAAGAATAGTATTGCCAAAGATTCTGAGAATAAATTAAACAAGCTTATAACGGATACACAAACAAAAACTCATAATCCGCTACACACATACGAAGCTGTATCTTCTTTTGAATCTTTAGTAGATGCCATTAATGATTTTGCAGACTCAAAAAATATTGACTTGATAATAATGGGCACCAAGGGTAAAACCGCTAATTCTAAAATTACTTTTGGCAGCAACACGGTACAAGTTTTTAAATATGTAAAATGTCCGGTTTTGGCGGTTCCGGACCAATATGACTACAATCAGCCCAAAAAAATACTTTTTCCAAGTAACTATATGCTACCGTATAAACGTCGAGAATTGAAACTGCTAGATAATATGGCTGCAGAATTCAAAGCAGAAATTCATAGTCTATATATTTCTGATTTTGAAGATTTGAGCCTTAGACAATTGGATAACAAAAAATTCTTGGAAGAATCTTTACCTAATGCCAGATTATCATTTGTTAGAACAGGTGTTGAAAATAGAGCTAAAGCGATAACATCTTACATCAATGAGAACAAAATGGATCTTCTGGTCATGGTAAATTCAAGACACTCTTTTTTAGAAGATATGCTTTACCGATCTACCATTGATGAAATTGGTCTTTCACCTACCATTCCGTTTTTGGTAATGCAAAATCTACCTCGCTAA
- a CDS encoding universal stress protein: protein MKKILITTDFSENAWNAIFTALKIYAEVDCQFYLLHAYEPSPLNLMGSKSQQRLGVIYDSLSKYSVQELEEVVSYLKINHKNTKHHFITLSKPGNIEDSTASAINENDIDLLIMGTQGATGAKEVFLGSNTVKVLNQIKNIPILVVPTGYNFQSLKSILFATDFSDSYKKNLFDPIIELSKIWNAGIEVVHVAIEFNLNDNQDAHKDVLKERLSGFDIKFKNIPFENNISKSIAMYAKDKESSFLTILRHQHTFWEKVIGEAVVKKVAFHSKIPVLFLPQ from the coding sequence ATGAAGAAGATATTGATTACTACAGATTTCTCAGAAAATGCCTGGAACGCTATTTTTACGGCATTAAAAATATATGCAGAAGTAGATTGTCAATTTTATTTACTGCATGCCTATGAACCTTCCCCATTAAATTTAATGGGCTCTAAAAGCCAACAAAGACTTGGTGTAATCTATGATTCGCTTTCAAAATATTCGGTACAAGAGCTAGAAGAGGTGGTTTCATATCTTAAAATAAATCATAAAAACACAAAACATCATTTTATTACACTTTCTAAACCAGGAAATATTGAAGATTCTACAGCATCAGCAATAAACGAAAATGATATCGACTTATTGATTATGGGTACACAAGGTGCAACTGGTGCCAAAGAAGTTTTCTTAGGCAGTAATACGGTAAAAGTATTGAACCAAATAAAAAATATTCCCATTCTTGTAGTACCTACAGGATATAATTTTCAAAGTTTAAAGTCCATACTTTTCGCCACTGATTTTAGTGATTCTTACAAGAAAAATCTATTTGATCCCATTATTGAACTTAGCAAAATTTGGAATGCCGGCATTGAAGTGGTTCATGTAGCCATAGAGTTTAATTTGAACGATAACCAAGATGCCCATAAAGACGTATTAAAAGAACGTTTATCTGGGTTCGATATTAAATTTAAGAATATACCTTTTGAAAATAATATTTCTAAAAGTATTGCCATGTATGCCAAAGACAAAGAGTCTAGCTTCTTAACCATTTTAAGACATCAACATACTTTTTGGGAGAAAGTAATTGGTGAAGCAGTCGTAAAAAAGGTAGCATTTCACTCTAAGATACCGGTCTTATTTTTACCTCAATAA
- a CDS encoding universal stress protein yields the protein MKNILIPTDFSDNAWNALVYGISFFKKTHCTFHIVHINSINTNASGEAAMYVSPDILEKTILAESNEKLKALSKKIEQLPLNVKHEFHFKAIYGFFTDQLKEFVKNKNIELIIMGTKGASGLKSVSIGSNTGNVITKVPCTLLAVPEDATYSKISEIGFPSDLNLFYDVKILDTIKDIILLKKSALRLLYVSSKGEELNANQIKIKNLLLDYYKENECTFHEVTGKKLDESVQCFTESRDLDMLIMVAKNLNFLERILFRPTVEKISYHTKVPFLVIHE from the coding sequence ATGAAAAATATATTAATACCTACAGATTTCTCAGATAATGCATGGAATGCATTAGTTTATGGTATTTCTTTCTTTAAAAAGACACATTGTACCTTTCATATTGTACACATAAATTCTATTAACACCAATGCCAGTGGAGAAGCTGCTATGTATGTATCTCCAGATATTTTAGAAAAAACGATACTGGCAGAAAGTAATGAAAAACTTAAGGCTCTCAGTAAAAAAATAGAACAGCTACCATTAAACGTTAAGCACGAATTTCACTTTAAAGCTATTTATGGCTTTTTCACAGATCAGCTTAAAGAGTTCGTCAAGAATAAGAACATTGAACTTATAATTATGGGAACAAAAGGAGCTTCTGGCCTAAAATCTGTGTCTATAGGTAGTAACACCGGTAATGTTATAACAAAAGTACCTTGCACGTTATTGGCCGTACCCGAAGATGCTACATATTCAAAAATATCAGAAATAGGTTTTCCGTCTGATTTAAATTTATTCTATGATGTAAAAATACTAGATACTATTAAGGATATTATACTATTAAAAAAATCTGCTCTACGATTATTATATGTTTCTAGTAAAGGTGAAGAACTAAATGCCAATCAAATAAAAATTAAAAATTTATTACTTGATTATTATAAAGAAAACGAATGCACATTTCATGAAGTTACAGGAAAAAAGCTAGATGAATCCGTTCAATGTTTTACAGAAAGTAGAGATCTAGATATGCTGATAATGGTCGCCAAAAACCTTAATTTTTTAGAGCGTATTCTATTTAGACCTACTGTTGAAAAAATTAGCTATCATACAAAAGTGCCATTTTTGGTCATTCATGAATAA